A window from Candidatus Aegiribacteria sp. encodes these proteins:
- a CDS encoding Hsp20/alpha crystallin family protein yields the protein MFLLREGDISWTPAVDMYEAEKQWLLFVELPGVSSDDIDLIIFPESVLIRGIKTPPVKALTAEKIEIYTGHFHREIHIPGRISITEVTASLKNGVLSLILTADEQTGVRSPVNKSGESIKIEKGD from the coding sequence ATGTTTCTCCTACGAGAAGGTGACATCAGCTGGACACCGGCAGTTGATATGTACGAAGCCGAAAAACAATGGCTTCTGTTCGTTGAGCTGCCTGGAGTATCATCCGATGATATCGATCTTATTATATTCCCAGAAAGCGTATTGATCAGAGGGATCAAAACTCCTCCTGTAAAGGCACTCACTGCCGAGAAGATAGAAATATATACGGGTCATTTTCATCGCGAGATACATATTCCCGGGAGGATCAGCATAACCGAGGTTACAGCATCATTGAAAAACGGAGTTCTCAGTCTGATACTAACTGCTGATGAGCAGACAGGTGTCAGAAGTCCCGTTAATAAATCGGGAGAATCCATAAAAATTGAAAAAGGAGATTGA